Proteins from a genomic interval of Candidatus Omnitrophota bacterium:
- a CDS encoding YraN family protein — protein GDIAEGKACSFLEERGLKILYRNYTARTGEIDIIAADGDELCFVEVKSSSGDFLPPELKVNKIKQKKIIRTASVFMDREGRDFDAFRFDVISFNGGEVRHYRNAFTADL, from the coding sequence CCGGGGATATCGCGGAGGGTAAGGCCTGTTCTTTTCTGGAAGAACGGGGGCTTAAAATACTTTACAGGAATTACACGGCCCGAACAGGCGAGATAGACATCATCGCCGCCGACGGAGACGAACTGTGTTTCGTGGAGGTAAAATCCTCCTCGGGAGATTTTCTGCCTCCGGAACTCAAAGTGAATAAAATCAAACAGAAAAAAATCATCAGGACAGCGTCTGTTTTTATGGACAGAGAAGGCAGGGATTTCGACGCTTTCAGATTTGATGTGATATCTTTTAACGGCGGCGAAGTCAGGCATTACAGAAACGCCTTTACAGCGGATTTATGA